A portion of the Aythya fuligula isolate bAytFul2 chromosome 10, bAytFul2.pri, whole genome shotgun sequence genome contains these proteins:
- the GPR27 gene encoding probable G-protein coupled receptor 27, whose translation MANSSELGSSSSPHLPSAGGLLSASGLKLATLGLILCVSLAGNVLFAWLILKDRHLHRAPYYLLLDLCLADGLRSLACFPFVMLSVRSGAAWPHGPLSCKVLAFLAVLFCFHAAFLLFCVGVTRYMAIAHHRFYAKRMTGWTCLAVVCMVWTLSMAMAFPPVFDVGTYKFIREEEQCIFEHRYVKANDTLGFMLMLAAVIAATHLVYIKLLFFIHGHRKMKPAQLVPAISQNWTFHGPGATGQAAANWTAGFGRGPTPPTLVGIRQATHSQIKRLLVLEEFKMEKRLCKMFYMITLLFLLLWSPYIVACYLRVFIKASSIPQVYLTTSVWMTFAQAGVNPILCFIFNKELRVCLRAHFPCCQSIQSTQGTILCDLKSFGM comes from the coding sequence ATGGCGAACAGCAgcgagctggggagcagcagcagcccgcaCCTGCCCAGCGCTGGCGGCCTGCTGAGCGCCTCCGGGCTGAAGCTGGCCACGCTGGGCTTGATCCTGTGCGTGAGCCTGGCGGGCAACGTGCTCTTCGCTTGGCTCATCCTCAAGGACCGGCACCTGCACCGCGCCCCGTACTACCTGCTGCTGGACCTCTGCCTGGCCGACGGGCTCCGCTCGCTGGCCTGCTTCCCCTTCGTCATGCTGTCGGTGCGCAGCGGGGCCGCCTGGCCCCACGGGCCGCTCAGCTGCAAGGTGCTGGCCTTCCTGGCCGTGCTCTTCTGCTTCCACGCCGCCTTCCTGCTCTTCTGCGTGGGGGTGACGCGCTACATGGCCATCGCCCACCACCGCTTCTACGCCAAGCGCATGACGGGCTGGACCTGCCTGGCCGTGGTGTGCATGGTGTGGACTCTCTCCATGGCCATGGCCTTTCCGCCCGTCTTCGACGTGGGCACCTACAAGTTCATCCGGGAGGAGGAGCAGTGCATCTTCGAGCACCGCTACGTCAAGGCCAACGACACGCTGGGCTTCATGCTCATGCTGGCGGCCGTCATCGCCGCCACCCACCTGGTCTACATCAAGCTGCTCTTCTTCATCCACGGCCACCGCAAGATGAAGCCGGCCCAGCTGGTACCGGCCATCAGCCAAAACTGGACCTTCCACGGGCCGGGGGCCACGGGCCAAGCGGCTGCGAACTGGACGGCTGGCTTCGGCAGGGGGCCCACGCCGCCCACCCTCGTGGGCATAAGGCAGGCCACCCACAGCCAGATCAagaggctgctggtgctggaggagttCAAGATGGAGAAAAGGCTCTGCAAGATGTTCTACATGATCACCTTgctcttcctgctcctctggTCCCCCTACATCGTGGCCTGCTACCTGCGGGTCTTCATTAAGGCCAGCTCCATCCCCCAGGTCTACCTGACCACCTCCGTCTGGATGACGTTTGCCCAGGCTGGGGTCAACCCCATCCTTTGCTTCATCTTCAACAAGGAGCTCAGGGTCTGTCTCCGAGCCCACTTCCCCTGCTGCCAAAGCATCCAGAGCACCCAGGGCACCATCCTTTGCGATCTCAAGAGCTTTGGGATGTAG